The DNA segment TAGCCTCTGGAGGTCCAGGAGGTATCTATATCAGTAGCCATCTAAGCGATGCTCATCTGATTGTAACTCGTCTGGCAAGAGCTAAAAAAGAAACTTTAGGACCATTCATCTTTCTTGGCAATGCCCCTCAAGATCCTTTTTTCTTATATTGTCAAATCAAAAACAGAGTTGACCATTTGTTTCAAAAGGGTCATTAAACTCTGCTTTTTATGTAAGAAATCATTAGACCACGTCCAATGATTTCTTATAAGGCCACCTCAAAAACACGACGAACATTCTCTTTACATGCCTCATAACTTTCAAACAACTTTCCTTCATAGATCTTTTCTTGCCCAATCCACATACAAGGAACCGCATGGTAATCATAAGCTTCAATGATTTCCGGATGTTCATTCTCTTCAATCATTTCTATCTCAAGATTTTGATAGCGAGGATTTTCCTGTTTCAATTCCTCAATAACACGGTTAGCTTGTTTGCAATAAGGGCAATCCTTTAAATGGAAATAAGTAATCTTTTTCATATTTTCAT comes from the Bulleidia sp. zg-1006 genome and includes:
- a CDS encoding glutaredoxin domain-containing protein; translation: MKKITYFHLKDCPYCKQANRVIEELKQENPRYQNLEIEMIEENEHPEIIEAYDYHAVPCMWIGQEKIYEGKLFESYEACKENVRRVFEVAL